In Oreochromis niloticus isolate F11D_XX linkage group LG18, O_niloticus_UMD_NMBU, whole genome shotgun sequence, one genomic interval encodes:
- the LOC100706426 gene encoding epidermal retinol dehydrogenase 2 isoform X2 gives MNFFLETIKVLLLSIWYNVESFIYLFVPMKKKNIAGEVVLITGAGSGIGRLMAQEFAAHSTVLVLWDINQEGMKETARLAKSNGASRVHYYICDCSDKNEVYRVADQVKREVGDVSILVNNAGIVTGKKFMDAPDSLIEKTMDVNIMAHFWTYKAFLPAMIANNHGHLVSIASSAGLIGVNGLADYCASKFAAVGFAESVGLELLATGKDGVKTTIVCPYFINTGMFDGCQTKWPRLLPILNPDYVAKKIIHAVLTDQVYLLLPRTMYLITALKNVLQWKLRYLLGRYMELAVEMDCHKNLSVH, from the exons ATGAATTTCTTCTTGGAAACCATCAAAGTACTCCTTTTGTCCATCTGGTACAATGTGGAGTCTTTCATCTACCTCTTTGTGCCaatgaaaaagaagaacatCGCTGGTGAGGTGGTGCTCATTACAGGAGCCGGTAGTGGAATCGGCCGTCTCATGGCTCAGGAATTTGCAGCTCATAGCACCGTGCTGGTGTTGTGGGATATCAACCAGGAAGGGATGAAGGAAACAGCCAGACTGGCTAAAAGTAATGGAGCCAGTCGAGTCCACTACTATATCTGTGACTGCAGTGACAAGAATGAAGTTTACAGAGTGGCTGACCAG GTGAAGCGAGAGGTGGGTGATGTCAGCATTCTAGTGAACAACGCCGGCATTGTGACAGGAAAGAAGTTCATGGATGCTCCTGATTCACTGATTGAGAAGACCATGGATGTCAACATCATGGCTCACTTTTGG ACCTACAAGGCCTTCCTTCCTGCTATGATTGCCAACAATCACGGGCACCTTGTCAgcattgccagctctgctggaCTCATAGGAGTCAATGGATTGGCAG ACTACTGTGCCAGTAAATTTGCTGCAGTAGGGTTTGCAGAGTCTGTGGGTCTTGAGCTGCTAGCAACTGGGAAAGATGGTGTCAAAACTACAATTGTATGCCCGTACTTCATCAACACCGGGATGTTCGATGGATGTCAAACTAA GTGGCCAAGACTGCTACCAATCCTGAATCCAGATTATGTGGCCAAGAAGATCATCCATGCTGTGCTCACAGACCAGGTCTACTTGCTTTTGCCTCGGACCATGTACCTCATAACTGCTCTGAAGAA